The Rickettsia endosymbiont of Gonocerus acuteangulatus nucleotide sequence ATATTACTTTCCTTATCGCCTCAGGGTATCCTAGAAAAACCATTAAATTTTCCCAATGAACATACCAAGATTTAGCAATTTGTGGATACTGTTTACTCCATTTAGCTTCAAAAGATTCTAAAGCAAGATGTGCTTCTTCCTCTGTGCTAGCAGTATAAATAGGCTTTAAATCAGCCGCTAATTCTTTTCGGTCTTTATATGATACATATTTTAAACTATTTCTAATCTGATGTACAATATAGCATAAGTCATTAAGGTACTGACAGAGCGAGAGTATCATGTTATAGTAAGCAAATATTAACAAGCATGTAAAGAGATATGGCACGAGCATATGCAATAGAACTAAGACTAAGAGTTATAAAAGCTGTAGAAGCAGGGATACGAATAAGTAAGGTAAGTAAATTATTTAATGTAAGTCGTGATACTATATATAAATGGAAAAAATTAAAAGATAAGCAAGGTACTTTAGAAGCAGCAACTGGTTATCAGAAAGGACATAGTCATAAGATAAAAGATTCAGAATCTTTTAAAGAATTTTTTAAAGCTAATATGAATAAAACATCAAAGGAGTTAGCAAAGCAATGGGGTAATATTGCATCTGTAACTATTTTAAGACAAATCAGAAAACTTGGCTATAGCTATAAAAAAACTCATTTTCATCCGAAAAGAGATATTAAATTAAGAAATGAATTTATAGCAAAGATACAAACCATCACAAAAGACAAATTAGTATATCTTGATGAATCTGGAATAGAGGATAATGCTTGCAAAGAGTATGGATGGAGCATTATAGGACAAAGGTGTTATGGAGAAAAGGTGTATCAACATAAATTTAGAATAAGTATGATAGCTGGTCTTTGTAATGGTAATCTTATTGCTCCTGTAATATTTGAAGGTAATTGTAATACAGAGGTCTTTAAAACTTATATTAGGGATGTATTAATTACAGAATTACAACCTGGGCAAACCGTTATTATGGATAACATTAATTTTCATAAAAATTCTAAAGTTAAAGAGTTAATTGAATCCGTTGGTTGTACCATATTGTATTTACCAACTTACTCTCCTGATTTAAATCCTATAGAGCATTGAAAATGCAAGGACTAAGTAGAACAAAACCTATAAATTTTCTGCCCAAATTTCATTGGGGGTTTTATAACCAAAAATCTTTCTTGGCATGTTATTTAAATCTCAGCAACATTGTCAAGACCTCTTTGTGTAACGGTAGTAATATCTGTATTTTTAGGTAAAATTCTATGAATCATAGAATTCATTTTTTCCACTAATGCTTTTTGTCTAGGGCGGTATGGATCACAAAAGAAAGTTTGAAACCCAGATAGTCTATAGGCAACATGCCCCACAAACTCTTTGCCATTATCCATAGTAATAGTCTTTCTCACACTATTTGGAAGAGTTTTTATCTTTCTTAAAAAACCATTGGTAACTGTTGTAGCTCTCTTGGAGTTATTCAGCACTAAAATAATCTTTTGACTCTTTATTATCCACCAGTGCACCAATATTCATACTTTGATTACCTTTATGAAATGTAAGATCTGCCTCAAAATGCCCTACTTCTACCTTTTTCGTAGCTATTGCATCACGCTGATGTATTGAGATCCTTTGTGGTATAATGATCCTTTGACGCCTCTTCCCTCTTTCTTGCCTTTTATATCTTTTAGAAGGTAAATAGCTATATAACTTTAATTTAGCTGCTACTGCAGAAGTGTAAACAAATCTATATATACTTTCTGTACTGATACACAAAGCTGTATTTTTGTCTAGTTTTAACTTTCCGGCTATAGCATCCGGCGACCATTTCTTGCGAATCATAGCATTTTTAATATAATCTAACAACATAGGGTTCTTTTCTATTTTTAATAACTCTTGCTGATACATCCTGTTTTCATATTTTTCCTGAGCAACACAAGGCATATACTTATCTTTTACCTTATTTCTTTTTAGCTCCATACTAATAGTGCTTTTAGACCTCGTAAGATGTTGTGCTATCTTATTAATACTGACTCCTAGGTCATACATTCTTTTTATCTCATATCTCTCTTCTCGAGATAAGTGTCTATATTTTCTGTTCATCATTACCTATTTAAAATCTTATTATTTTAAATAGGTTCTGTTCTACTTACTTATAGTACAAAACTTACGCTATGTTTGGTTCTAAATATCGTAAAGATGGAGAACGCAGCTGTTGTTGCATATAGTCATCTAAAAGCCCTAACTTTATTTGGTAAACCGTTTTACCGATTGTATTTGCAGTCCTTTTGAGAAATGCCCAAACTAAAAATGCACAACTAATATGATTACGTTGAAGACGCTGTTTCCTGCATTGACAACGTTCTATCCCAGTAAGTTGCTTAATTTCTCTGTGCATGCTCTCAATTACCCATCGAAAGCCACACTCATCTTGTGCAGCTTTAGAAGATTTTTGAGTTTTGTTATTGGTAACAACATACTCAACTCTGTTGGTAGGAACAGTAAATTTAAACAAATTAACATGCTTATTTTTAGCAAAGCCTTTTATATGAATCTCTACTCCATGCCTGTGTCATTGTCAATTAAAAAGGGACCAGTAAATTGCACGAAAAAGGAACCACTATATTTAAAAATTTTTATGCCATATTACCTCCAGATTTATAGTTATTAATACGATAACTTTTACCTTTTATGTTTAGTATATGAGCATGATGTACCACTCGATCAATAATTGCATGAGTTAATACTTCATCAGCAAATATTTCATTCCATTTTTCAAAATCCTTGTTTGTGGTAATAATGGTAGATTTATTTTCATATCGTTTAGCAATAATATTAAAAAAGTCTTCTACTGAATGTTTTGGCAATTGCTTAAACCCGAGCTCATCAAGAATTAATAAATCAAACGATAGGAGTAATTTAACCTTTTTGTGATAACTATTATCTGCTCTTGCAATATGTAAATTATAAAGCATATCCGATACCGTAGTAAAATATACAGAGTATTCTCGTGTTAAAGCTTTTAATGCTAGCCCAATGGCAAGATGAGTTTTCCCAGTTCCTGAATCACCTATGAATATTACATTTCCCTTAGTATTAATATAATCACAAGTTGATAAATCACTTATTACTTTGGCATCAACACTTGGTTGGAAATTAAAATCAAAGTCTTCTAAATTTTTAGTTACCGGCAATTTAGCAGCACTTTTACGGCGACGGTAATTATTATCCTTACGGTTAGATTTTTCATCTTCACATAATAGTGATAGAAATTCTTTAAATCCTAGTTTATTATTTTGAGCATAAATAATCCTTTCATTTAAACTATTGACTATACCTGATAATCTAAAGCTTCGTAGGTCATTAAATAAGTTCTGCATTATTACCTCCAAACTCTGGTAATGGTAAGTTTACTGCATTACTATTTAAAATATTCTTAATTTTAGAGTAAGAACTTATACCATAATGTAGTGCTCTATGACAGGCTTTATCTATTAAGTCATCATTGTAAACCTTACGTAAAGAAATGATACCTCGTGCACAACGTTGCCAATCATTCACTCTTGTTTGTTGTAATGATTCTAATAATAAACTGCAATTATTCCCTATCTGCTGCATTTGTTGTTGATAATGTTCACTATATTCTATAAAACCTGGGCATAGACGTTTGTATTTAGCATAATGAGACGGATTAGTGGTAAATATCCCCTTGCCCTCTGTTCTAACGTGTCTTGCTATTAAATCATTTTGTATAGAAAATATTTGAACAAGTTTTGGGGACAATTGTACCATTACCTCACTGTATATATATTTTGCTGGTACAGAGTAATAATTATTATCTATGGTAATATGACAATCTTTTGCTACTTTTCGATTATGCCAAGATGACAAATCAAAAGTTTCTAATGGTAAAGGAATCAAACTACTTCTTTCCTCTTGCTCAAACAGTTCTCTAGGTATTCTCTTAGTAGTACCATGTATTCGGCTATTGGCCTTATTTAACCAATTTGCAAGACCATTTGTTAATTCTTCATATCTATCAAATTTACGACCAGCAAAAAAATTATTTTTAACGTATTTTATTCCCGACTCAACTTTGCCTTTTTCTTGCGGTTGATACACTCGACAAGGAGAAAGTAAAATTCCATAATGATCGGCTAAGCACTTATATTCCTTCTGATATACTGGCTCATAAAAATTGGCATCTACTACTCCAGCTTTAAGATTATCAAGTTTTATTACTTTTGGACTACCAGCAAAATAATTAAATGCATTGATATGACATTGAATCCATGTTTGACAACTTTGATCAAACACTACTTCATAATAATCAAGGCGACTATAGCTTAAACGCATATTAAATACATATGCTTTAACTCTACGCCCTTTAGAATTATACTGTAAGCCTATGTCACCAAAATCTACTTGTGCTTCCTCTCCTGCTAAAGTATGAAAACGAATGCAACTGTTATCCTTAATTTTATATTTTTTGATATAACGGGTCAAAGAAGTATAACTGCTTGTATAACCTTGATTTTTTAACTCCTCAAAAATTCTTATGTAACTCAGATTTTTTTCTAATAACTCAATTATTTTTTCGTGCCAAAAATCCAAAACTGAAGATCGTTCATAGATTGCTGGGGATTCTGTACCAGCCTCTACATAGCGGTTTATTATTTTTCGTACTGTTTTGCGGTCTGTTCTTGTTAGTTTGGCAATATTCCTTTGACTATTGCCTTGTTTATAAAGGGTAATAATTGTTGTATACATATTTATTCTTATCATTGTATCACTAGATATTTACTTGCTTAATTATCTAGTGAATATTGCACATTAACCTTATTAGGTCACACCAACTTCTCTGGTCCCTTTTTCGTGCAATTTACTGGTCCCTTTTATTTTAGCAATGACACCTGATCTCTTCATCTGAAAATGTCAACTCTTTTACAGCTTTATAAGGTTTAGAATCGTGCGTTTTACTAACGTTTCTATTGGCTTTAATAGGGGCATAATAATATTTCCCCAGAGAGTCAACATGTTGCATAATTTTGTGTGTAGAATACCATGTGTCAAAAAGTACTGTTTGAAAAGGAATCTTCTTGCTATAAACAGCATTATTTAACATGTTTAATAGGTGTTCTAGTTTTGTTGCTCCATCATGATCAGGTGCAAAAATTCGATAATCTATTACCCAAAACTTATTAATATCAGGGTTATAATATACCAGACTCACTACTCCTATACCTTTAGTAACTCTACCTGTAGCTCCACTGTACTGCGATCTTGCAATTTCTATTTGATTCGTATTCCTTTTATTTAAAACCGTATCATCAAATATTGTATATCCATTAGATGAAAAAATAACATCATTCTTGATGTGTTCTCATAACAAAGAAGGTGTATATTTTTCATTCCTTAAAAATCTATTAATAACATCATGACTACATTTCTTTGCATGTTCAGCGTAGTAGGTTAAACTATAATTCTTTTGGCTAACTATTAAAAATTGACAATAATCTGTCCTATTAATTGGTATTGCTTGCAACTTTATCCTCTTTGACATGTTTAATTATTTTTACAATAATTTATCACTTTTTTACTCATAGCGTAAGTTTTGTTGATTGCCAAAAGTTACGCCTGGTGTGAGATTAAAATTACCAT carries:
- a CDS encoding transposase, which gives rise to MILSLCQYLNDLCYIVHQIRNSLKYVSYKDRKELAADLKPIYTASTEEEAHLALESFEAKWSKQYPQIAKSWYVHWENLMVFLGYPEAIRKVIYTTNSVESVNSQLRKVTKNKRVFPNDNAVFKTLYLAIDYMTKKWAMPIPNWNAAMAHFLIKFEGRI
- a CDS encoding IS630 family transposase; translation: MARAYAIELRLRVIKAVEAGIRISKVSKLFNVSRDTIYKWKKLKDKQGTLEAATGYQKGHSHKIKDSESFKEFFKANMNKTSKELAKQWGNIASVTILRQIRKLGYSYKKTHFHPKRDIKLRNEFIAKIQTITKDKLVYLDESGIEDNACKEYGWSIIGQRCYGEKVYQHKFRISMIAGLCNGNLIAPVIFEGNCNTEVFKTYIRDVLITELQPGQTVIMDNINFHKNSKVKELIESVGCTILYLPTYSPDLNPIEH
- a CDS encoding IS30 family transposase, with translation MHWWIIKSQKIILVLNNSKRATTVTNGFLRKIKTLPNSVRKTITMDNGKEFVGHVAYRLSGFQTFFCDPYRPRQKALVEKMNSMIHRILPKNTDITTVTQRGLDNVAEI
- a CDS encoding IS30 family transposase — translated: MMNRKYRHLSREERYEIKRMYDLGVSINKIAQHLTRSKSTISMELKRNKVKDKYMPCVAQEKYENRMYQQELLKIEKNPMLLDYIKNAMIRKKWSPDAIAGKLKLDKNTALCISTESIYRFVYTSAVAAKLKLYSYLPSKRYKRQERGKRRQRIIIPQRISIHQRDAIATKKVEVGHFEADLTFHKGNQSMNIGALVDNKESKDYFSAE
- the istB gene encoding IS21-like element helper ATPase IstB, translated to MQNLFNDLRSFRLSGIVNSLNERIIYAQNNKLGFKEFLSLLCEDEKSNRKDNNYRRRKSAAKLPVTKNLEDFDFNFQPSVDAKVISDLSTCDYINTKGNVIFIGDSGTGKTHLAIGLALKALTREYSVYFTTVSDMLYNLHIARADNSYHKKVKLLLSFDLLILDELGFKQLPKHSVEDFFNIIAKRYENKSTIITTNKDFEKWNEIFADEVLTHAIIDRVVHHAHILNIKGKSYRINNYKSGGNMA
- the istA gene encoding IS21 family transposase: MYTTIITLYKQGNSQRNIAKLTRTDRKTVRKIINRYVEAGTESPAIYERSSVLDFWHEKIIELLEKNLSYIRIFEELKNQGYTSSYTSLTRYIKKYKIKDNSCIRFHTLAGEEAQVDFGDIGLQYNSKGRRVKAYVFNMRLSYSRLDYYEVVFDQSCQTWIQCHINAFNYFAGSPKVIKLDNLKAGVVDANFYEPVYQKEYKCLADHYGILLSPCRVYQPQEKGKVESGIKYVKNNFFAGRKFDRYEELTNGLANWLNKANSRIHGTTKRIPRELFEQEERSSLIPLPLETFDLSSWHNRKVAKDCHITIDNNYYSVPAKYIYSEVMVQLSPKLVQIFSIQNDLIARHVRTEGKGIFTTNPSHYAKYKRLCPGFIEYSEHYQQQMQQIGNNCSLLLESLQQTRVNDWQRCARGIISLRKVYNDDLIDKACHRALHYGISSYSKIKNILNSNAVNLPLPEFGGNNAELI
- a CDS encoding transposase, giving the protein MKNDVIFSSNGYTIFDDTVLNKRNTNQIEIARSQYSGATGRVTKGIGVVSLVYYNPDINKFWVIDYRIFAPDHDGATKLEHLLNMLNNAVYSKKIPFQTVLFDTWYSTHKIMQHVDSLGKYYYAPIKANRNVSKTHDSKPYKAVKELTFSDEEIRCHC